The sequence CATAGGCATCGACTGCGATGACAATGACGAAACAATCCACCCTGGCGCTCCTGAGCTTAATGACAATATCGACCAGAACTGCGTGAATGACGCTCCTACGCTGCAGGTCCAGGAGACCTACATTGTTACAGAAGGTGATCTTTTGCAGGTGATTGCGCTTGCTTTTGACACTGATGGCGATGAGGTCTTCCTGGCCTACGGTACTCCGTTGGACGCGAACGGCACTTGGCAGACCGGCTTCAATGATGCTGGGAATTATAGTTCAAGCGTGACTGCTTCAGATGGCCAGCTCCAGGTGACAGCTTATTTCAGCATTGTTGTGCTTGAAACTGGGAATCATGCGCCTGTAGTTGGGCCTGTTGCTGACATCACAGTGTATGAAGGAGAAGTCGTGCAGGTCGCTGTTGATGCATATGATCCTGACAATGATCCTTTGGTCATGTCTTATTCAGCTCCGCTGGATTCCAATGGTTATTGGCAGACTGGCTATACTGATGCTGGTGTCTATCCTGCGACTGTCAGTGTGACAGATGGCTCTGCTGTTGTGGTCAGGCAGTTCACGATAACTGTGCTTGAAGTTGGGAATCAGCCTCCTGTATTGGATGACCTCAGGGACATCTCAGTTTATGAGGGTGAGTTCGTGGATGTTGATGCCCATGCTTATGATCCGGAAGGCGCTCCTGTCACAATAGCTTACTCTGCTCCGCTTGATGCAGATGGTGAGTGGCAGACTGCTAAAGGTGATATGGGAACATATATCATCACTGTGACTGCTTCAGACAGCAATCTGTCAGTCTCCAAGACATTCACATTGACTGTCTCTGAGAAGCCTGTGGAAGCTGTGTATGTCGATGCCCTGCAGATCATCAATGAGGATTCTGTGCTTGATGACGGCGAGGTGGTGGCTCTTGTCAGATTCACAAATTCAGGTGACAAGGACATGAAGAATGCCAGGGTCAGGGTGACTTTTGACGAGACTGGCTACTCTTACAGCAAGAGCATAGACAAGCTGCCTGATGGCGAGTCAGAGGCTGTGATACTGCATATCCCGCTGCCGCATGATTTTGCGCCAGGCGTGTATACTTTGAGATTCACGATCTCGAATGATAATGTGCACAGGGTCAAGCACAGGGACTTTGCAGTCTATTAGCCCTTAAATTTTTTTAATGTTTTTTCCTTATTTCCTTGAGAATTCTGTTCACTGTCTGCTCCATTGTATTCTCTTCTGTGTTGATGATCACATCATGCTTTGTCGGTTTAACATACCCATGTATCCTCTTCACAATGCCGGGTCTGCGCTTCCCTGATCTCATGTGATCCCTTTTCAGGGCTGTGTCGACACTGCAATGCAGGAAGAAGGAGTGCAATGTGTAACCGTATCTCTTCATGTGCAGCCCTAGTTTCTTCTTCAGGCTTTCTGCATTCATCTCCTGGACTAAGATGTTCTGCTTGAGTTTCATAAGCTCTTTTGCCATCATGTGCACAGCTTCCTTTGCTATCCTCTTTGCATTCTGCTTTCCTGCTCTCTGCAGGTGCTTCTTGATGTAAGCCCTGTCTATGAATGCATATGATTTCAGTTTCTTGTAGAGGATGTCGGCAATCGTTGACTTCCCTGCAGCCATGGGTCCGGTTATATTGAGAAGCTTAGGCATGGCACATCTCTGGTCCTCCTGTTATTTAATTATTTTGGTCGTCACTGTTCACACATCCCAAAGTTTTATATAATCGGGCATCTTATCTCAAAAAAAGTCCCAAGGCGATACAATTCCTGGCTACCTAGGCATAGATGAATCGAACCATGGACGTTTCCCGGAGTTCTACGTGTGCGTTTTTTCCACCAATCATAAGGATACCGAGTGCAACGGACATAGGTTCTCTAAGATCAAGAGCACAAGCACACCCATCCCGAATATCCTTGGGCCTAACACTAACAGGGAATTCAGATATATCGAGGTTGATCATGATTACAAGCAGAGGTTCGGCCCCCATCGCATCAAGGTTGTTGCGATAGGGGAGTTCATCAGGGAATTCTCTGGTCTGGAGCTTTGTCTCTTTGATGGCGAACTCCAGCAGGTCTATCGTGATGAGTTGGCAAAGGCTGTTGGTTCCATGCCTGATTTCAGGTCAGAGAAGGGGGCTGATGTCCGTTACAGGCTGGTCAATCTTGCTGACCATATCGCCAGGATGATGTATAAGTATAGGACTGTGCAGAAGCTCTCTCATAATTTCAATCTGTATGATTCTGAGAGGATTGAGCCTGATCTTGATGCATGGCAGCATTTCTTCAGGAAGTTCAGGACAGCATGAATCAATGGATTGCATTTACTGATAATTGATTATTTACTTATTGATGACTGGTAACATTTAAAATGTCAGTATTTTCCCCTTGATTCATGCAAGGGAATGATGTTTTCTGCACTCACTTGGAGCATTGGAGAGGGAATGGCCAGATGCTGTATGAATCTGGTCTGGCTTATGCCATTTTGAGCCCCACACCTATAACGCCGGGCCATGTCCTTGTTGTCCCGCGGATGCATGCTGCAAAGATGGCTGATCTTGATGAGATGACAGGCAAGGCCATGTGGGATGCGGCTGAAGATGCATACAATGCTCTTATAGGAAGATTCTATTCAGGCAGGGAAGCGATGCAGGGATTGCATGATTTCTATGAAGGGCTCAGGGATCATCCCCCTAATGATCTGGGTATTGGAGAAAGGGCTGCAGGATGTTGCGAGGCCATGCTTCATGATCCGAGGTTGTATATTATCCCTGTCGGCTATCATTTTGGCGGCAGCGGCAAAGGTGTCCAGCTTACTGTCAGGGATCATGCGCATGCTCATCTTCATCCTATCAGGAAAGATATCAGCCTGTCTCAGGCACTTGCGAACTCTCCTGATTTCTACTAAACCTTTTTAAACAATTATTCATTATTCCAGGCCATGGGGGAGCGCATAATATCTGACTTGCATATCCATGGACGTTTTTCCAGAGCCACTTCTAAACAGCTGGATTTTGTGAATCTTGAGAAGTATGCAAGATTGAAAGGCATAAATCTGCTTGGCACTGGTGACTTCACCCATCCGAAATGGCTTGGTGAGATAAGGTCGAATCTGAGCGAGGATGGCTCTGGGATCCTTAAGACAGGGTCTGGCTTTCATTTCATGCTCACTTCTGAGATTTCTCTGATGTACAGCCAGGATGGCAGGGGCAGGAAGGTGCATCTTGTGATCCTCGCCCCGGATCTTGGTGTTGTTGCTCAGATAAATGAATATCTTGGCAAAAAAGGCCGCCTGGATTATGATGGCAGGCCGATCTTCGGCAAGCTTCCATGCGACATGTTTGTCGACGACATGAGGAGGATAAGCACTGATATTGAGGTGATAGCCGCTCATGTTTGGACCCCGTATTTCGGCCTTTTCGGCTCCATGTCTGGCTTTGATTCTGTTGAGGATGCTTTCAAGGACCAGTCAAAGCATATCCACGCTCTGGAGACTGGCCTGAGCAGTGATCCTGAGATGAACTGGCGTCTTTCGAAGCTTGACCGCTATTCTCTTGTCTCTTTTTCTGATCTTCATTCTTTCTGGCCCTGGAGATTAGGCAGGGAAGCTACGATTTTTGATGCGAAGTTGGATTACAAGAGCATCCTCAGTGCGATAAGGAACAAGGAAATTGCTGAGACTATCGAGGTTGACCCGAATTATGGCAAATATCACTTTGATGGTCATAGGGATTGCAAGGTCTGTCTGGAGCCAAAAGATACTGTGAAGCATAAGGGCATCTGTCCTGTCTGCGGAAAAAAGCTGACAATCGGTGTCCTCAACCGTGTTGAACAGCTTGCAGACAGGCCATTAGGCACCAAGCCAGAGGGCGCTGCACCATTCAGGAGATTGATTCCCTTGTCAGATATGATCTCTGCTCTCACTGGTTCTGCTGTCTCATCTCAGAAGGTCTGGAAGGTGTATTATGACTTAATCAAGAGGTTCGGCACTGAACTTGATGTCCTGCTGGATGCTCCTGAAGAAGAATTGAAGAAAGTTGTTGATGGTCCGCTGGCAGATTCCATAATCCTGAATCGGCATGGGAACATCAGGATCCTGCCCGGTTATGATGGTGAGTATGGTGTTCCTGTTCTGGGTGAGATGCCGAAGAGATCAGAATTCAGGCCCAAGCATATCCAGAAAGGATTATCTGATTTCTAGTTCTGAGAATTCTCTGCCTCTTTGTTTTCTCTGATTGAAAATCTTCAAGGATAAGGGCAAATTCGCGGTGCGAATTTGATGCGGCAAGATAAATTCTTGAAGATTTTCCTGCTAAAGGTGCATCAAGGCACTGGATTAGGCGCTCAAGCAAGACTCAATCACACCACATAGAATTGCACGAATAACGTCGAGAAAAAAAGATGTGGCCCCGCGAGGGGCTACGAGAAAATTACTTTTTCTTCTTCTTTGCAACCTTCTTCTTTGCTTTCTTCTTGGTTGCCTTCTTCTTTACTGCTTTCTTTTTAGTTGCCTTCTTAACTTTCTTTTTTGCCAATGCAATTCACCTCAAAAGGTTTGATTGATGTTTTTAAATCGTCGCTAGTATTTAAATATTTTCATTTTATCGCTTTTTTTCCGAAAATTTGCAAAAATTTTCTAAAAATTTCATTTTTTTGTCAGAATTTTTTTTATTTTCTGCAAAATTGGGTGTGATTCCAAAAAAATTTGTTGTTTTGTGCATCAAATGTCCATTTTCCGGTTTGTCGTCGGCAGATTTAGGGTGTTCTTGCATGGATTTTGCTTGGAAAACATGAAAAAATGCATGAAACTGGGAGATTCCTGCTGATCACGCAAGGAAGAAAGGGAAAAGCAGGACTGCAGCACAGATGATCATGCTGAAATAGACCGCCCGGTTCCATGCAAATATTTTTCTTCCGTCAAAATTGCCGAAAGGCAGCATGTTGAACAGCGCGAGCCATGCATTGATCTGTGTCCCGAAAAGCGCTATCGATTGGAGGATTCCTTGAGAGAAGAATGATATGGCAAGGAAAATGACTGCGATCAATATGTTTGTGAGAGGCCCTGCCATCGATATCTTGCCGTTTCGCGCCTTATCAACATTTCCGTGTATCAGCACTGCCCCTGGCGCTGCAAAGAGGAAACCTGTGAAAGATATGATTATCGCAAAAAAGAGCATGCGGAAATCTGCCCGGTATTCTGCCCAGCATCCGTATCTCTGGGCCACGAGCTTATGCCCGAGCTCATGGAAGACAAAGCCGGTGCCTACTGCCAGTGCGCTGTGCAGCAATGTGACAAGAAAGCCTTTTCCCGGATCAAGCATCACTATGGTGAATGCCATTGTGATGGCAGCCCAGCTTATTGCAAGGTGCTTTATCTCTATGCCTGAGAATCTCATTTTGTCGTCGGTGATTTCTTCAGCTTGCTGACGATGTTGTTCTCTATGAAGAACCAGATGAAGAAGATTGTCACTGTAAGGACAAGCACATGCCTGAAGTTGAACTGATGGATTCCTGCCCAGTCCAGGAGCCACATGTAGAGTATTGAGAATACGCCGTAAAGGACTAGCCTGTAGAACACTGCCACGAAGATGATCTTTATGAGGTCTGATAGCTTCCTCTTTTCCATGCCTATTATAATATAGGCCGGTTTTATAAAGTTATTATTGAAATATTTATTTTCAATATTGATATTATTTTGCTGGTGACTGGAAAATCAGAAAAAGTTATACCTACATATTTGCAGAAGATGCAATTCTGTAAGATTTGTAGGGTTAACTGGATCAAGTATCAGAGGTTCTTGACAGTCCTTGTTATTGTCCTGATATGATTATATGAATTCAAGAAGAAAAATGAGCATAGCCCAAAACCAGTATTGTCCTACAATATCTCAACGGGTAAAAGAAACGTGGGTTTAACTCTAAGATTGTTTCTATAGGAATTTTAGGAAACTATAAATATAACTAACTAAAATTAAATAATATTAAATAAAAAATAGAGAAAATTAATAAAATAAAGTATATATTCCTGAATATATATTAAATAACTATATAAAAAACAATAACATTTATAAATAACTAATTAAAATAAAACAACTATCTTTAAAAAAGAAGGGATGCATTTGAAGGATTTCAGGCTGAAGATAATTGACCTGTTCGCTAAGGACCTCTCGCAAGACTTCACCATCCTCCAGATCTCCAAACAATTCAAGAAATCCTATTCTTTCATCAACAAGGAAGTCAGGAATCTTATCAATCAAGGAATCCTCAGGAAAAGGATTGTCGGCAACGCGATCCTATGTTCCCTTGATTTCTCTAATCATCGCACCATACTCTATCTTGCATTGAATTCCTTTGAGAACAAGACAGAATCCCAGAACACTGATTTTGATGCATTGATTGAAGAGCTCCAGAAGCATGATGTGATCCACTCTGTCTATTTCTCTGATAAGACTCTCTGCATAATCTGCGAGAATCAGGTGCGCGTCTCTCATTTTGTCCCTTATGATATCAAGTTCCTTGCTCTTGACAAGAGGCAGTTCCGCGAGCACATCAGGGAGCATCTGCTCAAGGATCCCCTCGTGCTTTCTGGTTTCGAGAATTTCTGGACATTGGTGGGTGATGCAAGATGAAGAAGGCGCAGGTCACAATTTTCATTGTCATCGGACTGGTTGTGATAATCGCAGCTGGACTGATATTCTACATAAGGGGTCTCCAGCAGGAGGAGATAACTGCTGAGAGGGAACTCATGTTCGAAGCCCCTTATCAGGTCAGGCCGATACAGGAGTATGTGCAGCAGTGCCTGGAGGAGGTCACAGAAAGGAGTGTATATCTGGCCGGATCCAGGGGCGGAAGGATATACCCTGTCGGAGAATATCTTGACACAGGATACACGAACACCACTTATTATTATGATTAC is a genomic window of Candidatus Woesearchaeota archaeon containing:
- a CDS encoding dephospho-CoA kinase encodes the protein MPKLLNITGPMAAGKSTIADILYKKLKSYAFIDRAYIKKHLQRAGKQNAKRIAKEAVHMMAKELMKLKQNILVQEMNAESLKKKLGLHMKRYGYTLHSFFLHCSVDTALKRDHMRSGKRRPGIVKRIHGYVKPTKHDVIINTEENTMEQTVNRILKEIRKKH
- a CDS encoding HIT domain-containing protein — translated: MQGNDVFCTHLEHWRGNGQMLYESGLAYAILSPTPITPGHVLVVPRMHAAKMADLDEMTGKAMWDAAEDAYNALIGRFYSGREAMQGLHDFYEGLRDHPPNDLGIGERAAGCCEAMLHDPRLYIIPVGYHFGGSGKGVQLTVRDHAHAHLHPIRKDISLSQALANSPDFY
- a CDS encoding DNA helicase UvrD, which codes for MGERIISDLHIHGRFSRATSKQLDFVNLEKYARLKGINLLGTGDFTHPKWLGEIRSNLSEDGSGILKTGSGFHFMLTSEISLMYSQDGRGRKVHLVILAPDLGVVAQINEYLGKKGRLDYDGRPIFGKLPCDMFVDDMRRISTDIEVIAAHVWTPYFGLFGSMSGFDSVEDAFKDQSKHIHALETGLSSDPEMNWRLSKLDRYSLVSFSDLHSFWPWRLGREATIFDAKLDYKSILSAIRNKEIAETIEVDPNYGKYHFDGHRDCKVCLEPKDTVKHKGICPVCGKKLTIGVLNRVEQLADRPLGTKPEGAAPFRRLIPLSDMISALTGSAVSSQKVWKVYYDLIKRFGTELDVLLDAPEEELKKVVDGPLADSIILNRHGNIRILPGYDGEYGVPVLGEMPKRSEFRPKHIQKGLSDF